A genomic region of Leptospira mtsangambouensis contains the following coding sequences:
- a CDS encoding potassium-transporting ATPase subunit C, giving the protein MKNNETSSQWEISIRFLFVSLLLLGVVYPATVTGISNLFFPKKANGSLIVSDGKVIGSELLAQKVNSKSMFMYRPSAADYKMIPSGASNLSPSSLDLKAFVNQRKSDLDNLGIHYHKCPELLYTSGSGLDPHISVACAQEQASSLHRKFNVPIETLNELIDKNTEYSLWGIVGRERVNVTKLNVSWKKMINE; this is encoded by the coding sequence ATGAAAAATAATGAAACATCGAGCCAATGGGAAATTTCGATTCGTTTTTTATTTGTTTCCTTACTTTTGTTAGGTGTTGTTTATCCGGCGACAGTGACTGGAATTTCCAATTTGTTTTTTCCAAAGAAGGCAAATGGGAGTTTGATCGTATCCGATGGAAAGGTAATTGGTTCTGAACTTTTGGCTCAAAAGGTAAATTCTAAATCAATGTTCATGTATAGACCCAGTGCAGCTGATTACAAAATGATACCTAGTGGAGCTTCTAATTTAAGTCCCTCCAGCCTGGATTTAAAAGCATTCGTAAACCAAAGAAAATCAGATCTAGATAATTTAGGAATTCATTATCATAAATGTCCTGAATTATTATACACATCTGGTTCTGGATTGGACCCACATATATCAGTCGCTTGCGCCCAGGAACAAGCAAGTTCCCTTCATCGAAAATTCAATGTTCCCATTGAAACTTTAAATGAGTTGATAGATAAAAATACAGAGTATTCCCTATGGGGTATTGTGGGACGTGAACGTGTGAATGTTACAAAATTAAATGTGTCTTGGAAAAAAATGATAAATGAATGA
- the kdpB gene encoding potassium-transporting ATPase subunit KdpB, giving the protein MVNSKKIISLELLKSSFSGAIQKFSPKYAFSNPVMATVWIGTFILMLQIIYYIGSGIPIQNEIFIFIWLVITLFFANFAESIAEGRGKARADSLKKTRSSTMSKKVDKVGDLNFTEITSSELKIGDIVFVKAGEMIPGDGEVVLGIASVDESAVTGESAPVIRESGGDRSAVTGGTRVISDHLYIKITTKPGESFLDKMIAMIEGATRQKTPNEIALGIVLVVLTFLFLLTVLSLIPIAKFVGSQVGQNWNFRFSIWLALFVCLIPTTIAALLSAIGISGMERLIRHNVIAKSGKAVEAAGDIHVLLLDKTGTITLGNREANRFYPAVGIMEEELADASQLSSLSDETPEGRSIVILAKQRYAIRERNLKSLDVNWIPFSASTRMSGVEIYENGKLIRNVRKGASDAIRKYIESLDGNIPQTMQMISDEVSRKGSTPIWVTEGNKLLGIIELKDIVKGGLKERFATLRRMGIRTVMITGDNPLTAAAIAAEAGVDDFIAEATPEAKLKRIQEEQSNGYLVAMIGDGTNDAPALAQSDVGVAMNTGTQTAREAGNMIDLDSNPSKLIEIVEIGKQLLMTRGALTTFSIANDIAKYFAILPALFLPLAPLNIMQLSSPDHAILSAVIFNALVIPALIPLSLRGVKYMPKSPDSALLRNFLLYGGGGMVFPFFGIKLIDLIISGGYL; this is encoded by the coding sequence ATGGTAAATTCTAAAAAAATAATTTCACTAGAACTATTGAAATCATCATTCAGTGGAGCAATCCAAAAATTTTCTCCAAAGTATGCATTCTCTAATCCAGTGATGGCAACTGTTTGGATCGGGACTTTCATATTAATGCTACAAATAATCTATTATATAGGATCTGGGATCCCGATTCAAAATGAAATTTTTATTTTTATCTGGTTAGTAATCACATTATTTTTTGCAAATTTTGCAGAGAGTATTGCGGAAGGGCGAGGAAAAGCCCGAGCTGATAGTTTAAAAAAAACAAGATCCAGTACAATGTCGAAAAAAGTGGATAAGGTAGGAGATTTAAACTTTACAGAGATTACTTCCAGCGAATTAAAAATAGGTGATATTGTTTTTGTCAAAGCAGGAGAAATGATTCCCGGTGATGGAGAGGTAGTTTTGGGTATTGCTAGTGTAGATGAATCTGCAGTCACAGGTGAGTCTGCGCCTGTCATCCGTGAAAGTGGTGGAGATCGTTCAGCCGTGACCGGAGGGACAAGGGTAATTTCGGATCATTTATACATTAAAATCACAACAAAACCTGGTGAAAGTTTTCTCGATAAAATGATCGCAATGATTGAAGGAGCAACAAGACAAAAAACTCCTAATGAAATAGCTCTAGGCATTGTTCTCGTTGTTCTTACTTTTCTTTTTTTGTTAACAGTTCTTTCTTTGATTCCAATCGCAAAATTTGTAGGATCACAAGTTGGACAAAATTGGAATTTTCGCTTTTCTATCTGGTTGGCTTTATTCGTTTGTTTGATTCCAACAACGATTGCAGCCCTTCTGAGTGCAATTGGCATTTCAGGGATGGAGAGGTTGATACGGCATAACGTTATTGCAAAAAGCGGTAAGGCTGTAGAAGCAGCTGGAGATATTCATGTTTTATTATTAGACAAAACAGGTACGATTACTTTAGGAAATAGAGAAGCAAATCGTTTTTATCCTGCCGTTGGAATTATGGAGGAAGAACTTGCCGATGCAAGCCAACTTTCTTCGTTATCAGATGAAACTCCAGAAGGAAGATCAATTGTAATACTCGCAAAACAAAGGTATGCGATTCGTGAAAGAAATCTAAAGTCTTTAGATGTAAACTGGATTCCCTTTTCTGCTTCTACTAGAATGAGTGGGGTAGAAATTTATGAAAATGGAAAATTAATACGGAATGTACGTAAAGGAGCTTCCGATGCCATTCGAAAATACATTGAATCTTTGGATGGAAATATTCCGCAAACGATGCAAATGATTTCAGATGAAGTATCAAGAAAGGGTAGTACGCCTATTTGGGTAACAGAAGGAAATAAACTTCTTGGTATCATTGAATTAAAAGACATAGTGAAAGGAGGGCTTAAAGAAAGATTCGCCACTTTAAGAAGGATGGGAATTCGAACTGTTATGATCACTGGAGACAACCCTCTGACAGCAGCAGCCATTGCGGCAGAAGCTGGGGTAGATGATTTTATTGCGGAAGCCACTCCTGAAGCAAAATTAAAAAGAATTCAAGAAGAACAATCAAATGGCTATTTGGTAGCGATGATCGGTGATGGAACCAATGACGCACCAGCACTTGCACAGTCAGATGTTGGAGTGGCGATGAATACGGGTACACAAACGGCAAGGGAAGCTGGTAATATGATAGATTTGGATAGTAACCCAAGTAAACTCATTGAAATCGTCGAAATTGGGAAACAACTCCTTATGACAAGGGGAGCGCTCACTACATTTAGTATCGCCAATGATATTGCAAAATATTTTGCCATCCTCCCTGCTTTGTTTTTGCCATTAGCACCGCTCAATATTATGCAATTGTCGAGCCCTGATCATGCAATTTTATCTGCAGTGATTTTTAATGCCCTTGTGATTCCAGCACTGATTCCTCTTTCCCTTCGTGGTGTTAAGTACATGCCGAAGTCACCTGATTCAGCACTACTAAGAAATTTTCTCCTTTATGGAGGAGGCGGTATGGTATTTCCATTTTTCGGAATCAAACTCATTGACTTAATTATTTCTGGAGGTTATTTATGA